One region of Paraburkholderia phymatum STM815 genomic DNA includes:
- a CDS encoding AMP-binding protein, with protein MEHRLCTRLCTNPPEERHWIASYGSIPVEIDADRHPSINALLEVAMRRFAAKPAFRAFGQTLTYADIDRLSTAFAAYLQKVAGVRKGDRVAVMLPNLLAFPIAFIAIAKIGGVQVNVNPLYTARELEHQLNDAGVETIVVFDGSTCALAQALGSTKVKTVITAGAGDGSGAVIPGPAADTALRNAITLPQALARGTRLEADPVGVDGNDLLFLQYTGGTTGPSKGAVLTHRNLVANIEQFKAFMPDALRPGEETIVTAIPLYHIFALTVNFLTYFSVGAENWLVANPRDVDPFIDVLKAARPTIFVGVNTLYACLAAHPRLPEVDWSRLRLSAGGGAAVIDVVSQRWKSVTGSFIREGYGLSETSPVVSFNPQFIDAFTGTIGLPVPSTDVKLLDDENREAAIGEPGEICVRGPQVMRGYWQQPEANARAFTADGYFRTGDVGVFDAKGFLRIVDRKKDMVLVSGFNVYPNEVEAVATALPGVAECACVGVPDERTGEALKLFVVAAPGAGLTQDALIAHCRASMAAYKVPKIIRFVEALPKSTVGKILRRELRGVD; from the coding sequence ATCGAGCACCGCCTTTGCACGCGCCTTTGCACGAATCCGCCCGAGGAACGGCACTGGATCGCCTCATACGGCTCGATCCCCGTGGAGATCGACGCCGATCGCCATCCGTCCATCAATGCACTGCTCGAAGTCGCGATGCGGCGGTTCGCAGCAAAGCCTGCCTTTCGCGCGTTCGGCCAGACGTTGACGTACGCGGACATCGACCGGTTGTCGACGGCATTCGCCGCGTATCTGCAGAAGGTCGCGGGTGTTCGCAAAGGCGATCGCGTGGCCGTGATGCTGCCGAACCTGCTGGCCTTTCCGATCGCGTTCATTGCGATCGCAAAGATCGGCGGCGTGCAGGTCAACGTCAATCCGCTCTACACGGCGCGCGAACTGGAGCATCAGCTGAACGACGCAGGCGTCGAAACCATCGTCGTCTTCGATGGCTCGACATGCGCGCTCGCACAGGCGCTCGGCAGCACCAAGGTCAAAACGGTCATCACGGCGGGCGCGGGCGACGGCAGCGGCGCCGTCATTCCCGGCCCCGCCGCCGACACTGCGCTGCGCAATGCGATCACCTTGCCGCAAGCGCTCGCGCGCGGCACGCGGCTCGAGGCGGACCCTGTCGGTGTCGACGGCAACGATCTGCTGTTTCTGCAATACACGGGCGGCACGACGGGCCCGTCGAAGGGCGCCGTGCTGACGCATCGCAATCTCGTCGCGAACATCGAGCAGTTCAAGGCGTTCATGCCCGACGCGCTGCGGCCGGGCGAAGAAACGATCGTCACGGCGATCCCGCTGTATCACATCTTCGCGCTCACAGTGAACTTCCTCACGTACTTCTCGGTCGGCGCGGAGAACTGGCTCGTCGCGAATCCGCGCGACGTCGATCCGTTCATCGACGTGCTCAAGGCCGCGCGTCCGACCATCTTCGTGGGCGTCAACACGTTGTACGCGTGTCTCGCGGCGCATCCCCGTCTGCCGGAAGTGGACTGGTCCCGGCTCAGGCTGTCGGCGGGCGGCGGGGCGGCCGTGATCGACGTCGTGTCGCAGCGCTGGAAGTCCGTGACGGGAAGCTTCATCCGCGAAGGCTATGGGCTGTCGGAGACCTCGCCCGTCGTGTCGTTCAACCCGCAATTCATCGATGCCTTTACGGGCACGATCGGACTTCCCGTGCCGTCCACCGACGTCAAACTGCTCGACGACGAAAACCGCGAAGCCGCCATCGGCGAGCCGGGCGAGATCTGCGTGAGGGGTCCGCAGGTGATGCGCGGCTACTGGCAGCAGCCCGAAGCCAATGCGCGCGCGTTCACGGCGGACGGCTACTTCCGCACGGGCGACGTTGGCGTGTTCGACGCGAAGGGCTTTCTCAGGATCGTCGATCGCAAGAAGGACATGGTGTTGGTGTCCGGCTTCAACGTCTACCCGAACGAAGTGGAAGCGGTCGCGACGGCGCTGCCGGGCGTCGCCGAATGCGCGTGCGTCGGCGTGCCGGATGAGCGGACGGGCGAGGCGCTGAAGCTGTTCGTCGTCGCCGCGCCGGGCGCCGGGCTCACGCAGGACGCGCTGATCGCACATTGCCGCGCCAGCATGGCCGCGTACAAGGTGCCGAAGATCATCCGTTTCGTCGAGGCGTTGCCGAAGTCGACGGTGGGCAAGATCCTTCGGCGGGAACTGCGCGGCGTCGATTGA
- a CDS encoding YeeE/YedE family protein, whose amino-acid sequence MSIDMGNFTPVFSLAGGLVIGAAAAVLVLFNGRIAGISGILGGLLRASCDDAGWRVAFIAGLIAAPVLASLFGKPITLDIQAGWGEIVVAGFLVGIGTRYGSGCTSGHGVCGISRGSVRSLVATATFMGAGFLTVFVLRHLAGG is encoded by the coding sequence GTGTCGATCGATATGGGGAACTTCACCCCAGTGTTTTCGCTTGCGGGGGGCCTCGTCATTGGCGCCGCCGCGGCTGTTCTCGTTCTCTTTAACGGACGCATTGCGGGCATCAGCGGCATCCTCGGCGGCCTTCTGCGCGCGTCGTGCGACGACGCCGGCTGGCGCGTGGCCTTTATCGCCGGACTGATCGCCGCGCCCGTTCTCGCTAGCCTGTTCGGCAAGCCGATCACGCTTGACATCCAGGCGGGATGGGGCGAGATCGTCGTCGCGGGCTTTCTGGTCGGCATCGGCACGCGCTACGGGAGCGGCTGCACGAGCGGCCACGGCGTGTGCGGCATCTCGCGCGGCTCGGTACGCTCGCTGGTCGCCACGGCGACCTTCATGGGAGCGGGCTTCCTGACCGTGTTCGTGCTTCGGCACCTGGCGGGAGGCTGA
- a CDS encoding response regulator, whose translation MIKVILADDHTLVRDGLRHILQSASGFKVAGEACDSATTLALVRATDAHVLVLDLSMPGRNGIDLIRQIKDEKPALRILVLTMHAEQQYAVRAFKAGASGYMTKESASAELVGAVTKVAAGGVYVSLAMAERFAQNLTEPAEALPHQRLSPREFDVFRRIVAGQTTTGIALELCLSVKTVSTHKAHILEKMQMPNENGLVRYAIRHKLIDGEADI comes from the coding sequence ATGATCAAAGTAATCCTTGCCGACGACCACACGCTCGTGCGTGACGGGCTGCGCCACATCCTGCAATCCGCGAGCGGCTTCAAGGTGGCGGGCGAAGCTTGCGACAGCGCGACCACGCTCGCGCTCGTCCGCGCCACGGATGCGCACGTGCTCGTGCTCGACCTGTCGATGCCCGGCCGCAACGGCATCGATCTCATCAGGCAGATCAAGGACGAAAAGCCCGCGCTGCGCATTCTCGTGCTAACCATGCACGCGGAGCAGCAATACGCGGTGCGGGCGTTCAAGGCAGGCGCATCCGGCTATATGACGAAGGAAAGTGCAAGCGCCGAGCTGGTCGGCGCCGTGACCAAGGTGGCGGCGGGCGGCGTCTACGTCAGTCTCGCGATGGCCGAGCGCTTCGCGCAAAACCTCACCGAGCCCGCCGAAGCGCTCCCGCATCAACGGCTATCCCCCCGTGAATTCGACGTGTTCCGGCGTATCGTCGCCGGGCAGACGACCACCGGAATCGCGCTCGAACTTTGCCTGAGCGTCAAAACCGTCAGTACGCACAAGGCTCACATCCTCGAAAAGATGCAGATGCCGAACGAAAACGGGCTCGTGCGTTATGCGATCCGCCACAAGCTGATCGACGGCGAAGCCGACATTTGA
- a CDS encoding DUF3564 domain-containing protein, whose product MRITLHLDTFECADPAAYAILWLDRDARKWSREGHAAVDLPEWGTLALTKDCTRIVGTLGADRDRLCCELTGLDLLSPQGPFEGESGRALWYRYADRAPVVGQWHVQWIDETDTEPEHGVFADEF is encoded by the coding sequence ATGAGAATCACCCTTCACCTCGATACGTTCGAATGCGCCGATCCCGCCGCCTACGCGATACTCTGGCTCGATCGCGACGCACGCAAATGGTCGCGCGAAGGACACGCGGCCGTCGATCTGCCCGAATGGGGCACGCTTGCCCTCACGAAGGACTGCACGCGCATCGTCGGCACATTGGGCGCCGACCGCGATCGTCTCTGCTGCGAACTGACGGGTCTCGATCTGCTCTCGCCGCAGGGGCCGTTCGAAGGCGAGTCTGGGCGGGCACTCTGGTATCGATATGCGGATCGTGCGCCCGTTGTCGGGCAATGGCATGTGCAGTGGATCGACGAAACCGACACCGAGCCGGAGCACGGCGTCTTTGCAGACGAATTCTGA
- a CDS encoding universal stress protein, which translates to MSYKTLLVHIDDSRRSDTRIALSLELAQRWDAHLIGLYVVCQDLFRPIFRQDKTLSFAQIEAQEANRREKAENAFLAAAERAGRSAEWRAPPGPALDVAMLHARHADLLVLGQQDPNDPASFVAPHFVGDLVLGAGRPALVVPYAGEVRTLGENVLLAWDGSREAARAAADALPLLQRARHVGIEIVHAHGQAQSPDAPEGIDVAAWLETHGVRAAFSTTPHHVGIGAGATLLNRASDLHADLLVTGAYGHARARERVFGGVTRTMLESMTVPVLMAH; encoded by the coding sequence ATGAGCTACAAGACCCTGCTCGTCCATATCGACGATAGCCGCCGCAGCGACACGCGCATCGCGCTCTCGCTCGAACTCGCGCAGCGCTGGGATGCGCATCTGATTGGCCTATACGTCGTCTGCCAGGATCTCTTCAGGCCGATCTTCCGGCAGGACAAGACCTTGTCGTTCGCGCAGATCGAAGCGCAGGAGGCTAACCGCCGCGAAAAGGCCGAGAATGCCTTCCTCGCGGCCGCCGAGCGCGCCGGGCGCAGCGCCGAATGGCGCGCGCCGCCCGGACCCGCGCTGGACGTGGCGATGCTGCACGCGCGGCATGCCGATCTGCTGGTGCTAGGCCAGCAGGATCCGAACGATCCTGCTTCGTTCGTCGCGCCGCATTTCGTCGGCGATCTGGTGCTGGGCGCGGGCCGGCCCGCACTCGTCGTGCCGTATGCGGGCGAGGTACGTACGCTTGGCGAAAACGTGCTGCTCGCATGGGACGGCAGCCGCGAAGCGGCGCGCGCGGCCGCCGATGCGCTGCCCTTGCTGCAAAGGGCGCGCCATGTGGGCATCGAGATCGTGCACGCACATGGTCAGGCACAGTCTCCCGACGCGCCCGAGGGGATCGACGTCGCCGCGTGGCTGGAGACGCACGGCGTGCGCGCCGCGTTCTCGACCACCCCGCATCATGTCGGCATCGGCGCGGGCGCAACGCTGCTCAATCGCGCATCGGATCTGCATGCGGATCTGCTGGTGACAGGCGCGTACGGGCATGCCCGCGCGCGCGAGCGGGTTTTCGGCGGCGTCACGCGGACCATGCTCGAATCGATGACGGTGCCCGTGCTGATGGCGCATTGA
- a CDS encoding response regulator: MDTAVSTIVSKVYLVDAAVEVRRRLACLLGAIAGVEVAGEAQDGDAALDGIVACDADIVVLDLRLGGGTSLDLIRALTRTHPAIVKIVLTNHTARALRAACEAAGADFFFDKTSEFDAACHTVAGIARARGARARE; the protein is encoded by the coding sequence ATGGATACCGCCGTGTCAACCATCGTCTCGAAGGTCTATCTCGTCGATGCCGCCGTCGAAGTGAGGCGCCGTCTCGCTTGTCTGCTCGGCGCGATCGCGGGCGTCGAAGTCGCCGGTGAGGCGCAAGACGGGGACGCCGCGCTGGACGGCATTGTTGCCTGCGACGCGGATATCGTCGTGCTCGACCTGCGCCTCGGGGGCGGGACGAGCCTCGATCTGATCCGGGCGTTGACGCGCACGCATCCCGCGATCGTCAAGATCGTGCTGACGAATCACACCGCGCGCGCATTGCGCGCTGCCTGCGAGGCAGCGGGTGCCGATTTCTTCTTCGACAAAACGTCTGAATTCGATGCGGCCTGCCACACGGTCGCAGGCATTGCACGGGCGCGCGGTGCGCGTGCGCGTGAATGA
- a CDS encoding flavodoxin family protein has protein sequence MSAAHKILVVYYSRSGTTQRIAELLASELGADIEAIREPGEHAARRGARGYVRSLLDALRHRDVRVMPPIHDLSAYDAVVVGTPVWASHASAPAVAWLKAQHAHIRHLALFCTLGGRGSQPALDQMAKAVGKTPLAVCAVTAHDLRRRIDGTKRQGFGQKIRHRLAKLRQTEWIE, from the coding sequence ATGTCCGCTGCACACAAGATTCTGGTCGTCTACTACTCGCGCAGCGGCACGACGCAGCGCATCGCGGAACTGCTCGCGTCGGAGCTGGGCGCCGACATCGAGGCGATTCGCGAGCCGGGCGAGCATGCCGCGCGTCGGGGTGCGCGCGGCTACGTACGTTCGCTTCTCGATGCGCTGCGACATCGCGATGTCCGCGTGATGCCGCCCATCCACGATCTGTCTGCCTACGACGCCGTCGTGGTCGGCACGCCCGTGTGGGCGAGCCATGCGTCCGCGCCGGCCGTCGCGTGGCTGAAGGCACAGCATGCGCACATCCGGCATCTCGCGCTGTTCTGCACGCTCGGCGGACGTGGCAGCCAGCCGGCGCTGGATCAGATGGCGAAGGCGGTGGGCAAGACGCCGCTTGCCGTCTGTGCTGTCACGGCGCATGACTTGCGCCGGCGCATCGACGGGACGAAGCGCCAGGGTTTTGGCCAGAAGATCCGGCATCGGCTGGCCAAGCTGCGGCAGACCGAATGGATCGAGTAG
- a CDS encoding universal stress protein: MSYKSILVQLDTGVHAHPRLETALRVAHQFHARLTGLFTTYLPDPHAFFVMAGTASYYAEHERQRNEHGAALERLFHAEAARAKIDGRWIAAAGYANDVVPPYARLADLVIAGQADPQDPESFIADQFAEHLLMSAGRPVLLVPATGTHATLGHRVLVAWDGSREATRAIHDAMPFLSHAADVTLITVNATRNEPPSRRIPGADIALTIARHGVKVNVRELSVENDAAIGDVLLSQAAESGCDMIVMGAWAHSRLHELVLGGATRTVLKSMTVPVLLSH, translated from the coding sequence ATGAGCTACAAGAGCATCCTCGTGCAACTCGATACGGGCGTTCATGCGCATCCGCGCCTCGAAACCGCGCTGCGCGTCGCTCATCAGTTTCACGCGAGGCTCACCGGCCTCTTCACGACCTACCTGCCCGATCCGCACGCGTTCTTCGTGATGGCGGGCACGGCGTCCTACTATGCGGAGCACGAGCGGCAGCGCAATGAGCACGGCGCCGCGCTCGAGCGCCTGTTCCACGCGGAGGCCGCGCGCGCGAAGATCGACGGCCGCTGGATCGCGGCGGCGGGCTATGCAAACGACGTCGTGCCGCCCTATGCGCGCCTCGCCGATCTGGTGATCGCGGGACAAGCCGATCCGCAAGACCCGGAATCGTTCATCGCCGATCAGTTCGCCGAGCATCTGCTGATGTCGGCGGGGCGCCCTGTCCTGCTCGTGCCCGCGACTGGCACGCACGCGACGCTCGGGCACCGCGTGCTCGTCGCGTGGGACGGCAGCCGCGAGGCCACGCGCGCGATCCACGACGCGATGCCGTTCCTGTCGCATGCCGCCGACGTCACGCTGATCACCGTTAACGCGACGCGCAACGAGCCGCCGTCACGGCGCATTCCGGGCGCCGACATCGCGCTGACGATCGCGCGGCACGGCGTCAAGGTGAACGTGCGCGAACTCAGCGTCGAAAACGATGCGGCGATCGGCGACGTGCTGCTATCGCAAGCGGCCGAATCCGGCTGCGACATGATTGTGATGGGCGCCTGGGCGCATTCCCGTCTGCACGAACTCGTGCTCGGCGGCGCGACGCGCACGGTGCTGAAGTCGATGACCGTGCCCGTGCTGCTGTCGCACTAA
- the fnr gene encoding fumarate/nitrate reduction transcriptional regulator Fnr yields MLAATDLDTAVALAPTSPAPRTATIVPIHPVARDERSPQRASRCSTCAMRAVCMPAELSAAELARLDSIICVTRPVKRGDTLYRAGDAFHSIYAVRAGSFKTVVMHRDGREHVTGFQIPGEALGLDGIGAGQHSCDAIALEDSAVCIIPFAHLEVICREMKPMQHHIYQMMSSEIVRESSQMMLLGTMSAEQRVATFLLNLSRRFKARGFSAAEFHLRMTREEIGCYLGMKLETVSRMVSKFQREQLVRANGKTIRIVDPEGLARV; encoded by the coding sequence ATGCTTGCCGCCACCGACCTCGACACCGCCGTCGCTCTCGCCCCGACGAGTCCAGCGCCACGCACGGCAACCATCGTGCCGATTCATCCCGTCGCGCGCGACGAGCGGTCGCCGCAGCGCGCGTCCCGCTGCTCGACGTGCGCGATGCGCGCCGTGTGCATGCCGGCCGAACTGAGCGCGGCCGAACTCGCGCGGCTCGATTCGATCATCTGCGTGACGCGCCCGGTCAAGCGCGGCGACACGCTGTATCGCGCGGGCGATGCATTTCACAGCATCTACGCGGTGCGCGCGGGCTCGTTCAAGACGGTCGTGATGCATCGCGACGGGCGCGAACACGTGACCGGCTTCCAGATTCCCGGCGAGGCGCTGGGGCTCGATGGCATCGGCGCGGGGCAGCACAGTTGCGATGCGATCGCGCTCGAAGATAGCGCCGTCTGCATCATTCCGTTCGCGCATCTCGAGGTGATCTGCCGCGAAATGAAGCCGATGCAACATCACATCTACCAGATGATGAGCAGTGAGATCGTCCGCGAATCGAGCCAAATGATGCTGCTCGGCACGATGTCGGCGGAACAACGCGTCGCGACGTTTCTGCTGAATCTGTCACGACGCTTCAAGGCACGCGGTTTTTCCGCCGCCGAATTCCACCTGCGCATGACGCGGGAGGAAATCGGCTGCTATCTCGGCATGAAGCTCGAGACCGTGAGCCGGATGGTCTCGAAGTTCCAGCGCGAGCAGCTCGTGCGCGCGAACGGCAAGACAATCCGTATCGTCGATCCCGAAGGACTCGCGCGCGTGTGA
- a CDS encoding zinc-dependent alcohol dehydrogenase family protein: MKALVYHGPGEKSLDERPMPELAAPTDAIVRMTRTTICGTDLHILKGDVPSCEPGRILGHEGVGVVHSVGSAVSGLAVGDHVLVSCISSCGQCEYCRRGMYSHCTTGGWILGHRIDGTQAEFVRIPHAKTSLYRIPAGLDEEALVMLSDILPTGFECGVLNGKVQPGSTVAIVGAGPIGLASLLTAQFYSPAQIVMIDPDSNRLEVAQRFGATACINNGHEDAVAQVMALTESTGVDCAIEAVGVPATFELCEALIAPGGTIANVGVHGVKCDLHLETLWDRNISITTRLVDTVSTPMLMKTVRAGRLDPKQLITHRFALQDVIAAYETFSRAASTHALKVLIEVS, translated from the coding sequence ATGAAAGCACTCGTTTATCACGGTCCCGGCGAGAAGTCGCTCGACGAACGTCCGATGCCCGAACTCGCGGCGCCGACGGATGCCATTGTCAGGATGACGCGCACGACGATCTGCGGCACCGATCTGCACATCCTCAAGGGCGACGTGCCGTCCTGCGAGCCGGGGCGCATTCTCGGACACGAGGGCGTGGGCGTCGTGCACAGCGTCGGCAGTGCGGTGAGCGGTCTCGCCGTTGGCGATCACGTGCTGGTGTCGTGCATCTCGTCGTGCGGGCAGTGCGAGTATTGCCGGCGCGGCATGTACTCGCATTGCACGACGGGCGGGTGGATTCTCGGCCATCGCATCGACGGCACGCAGGCCGAATTCGTGCGCATTCCGCATGCGAAGACGAGCCTCTACCGGATTCCCGCCGGTCTCGACGAAGAGGCGCTCGTGATGCTTTCTGACATCCTGCCGACTGGCTTCGAATGCGGCGTGCTCAACGGCAAGGTCCAGCCGGGCAGCACGGTGGCCATCGTCGGGGCGGGGCCGATCGGGCTTGCGTCGCTGCTCACCGCGCAGTTCTACTCGCCCGCGCAGATCGTCATGATCGATCCCGATTCGAACCGGCTGGAAGTCGCGCAGCGTTTCGGGGCGACGGCATGCATCAACAACGGTCACGAAGACGCCGTCGCGCAGGTGATGGCGCTGACGGAATCCACAGGCGTGGACTGCGCAATCGAAGCCGTCGGCGTGCCCGCCACGTTCGAACTGTGCGAAGCGCTGATTGCGCCTGGCGGCACGATTGCGAATGTCGGCGTGCATGGCGTGAAGTGCGATCTGCATCTCGAAACGCTATGGGACCGCAATATCTCGATCACGACGCGTCTCGTCGACACCGTCAGCACGCCGATGCTGATGAAGACCGTGCGCGCGGGGCGCCTCGATCCGAAACAGCTGATCACGCATCGCTTCGCGCTTCAAGACGTGATCGCGGCGTACGAAACGTTTTCGCGTGCCGCGAGCACCCATGCGCTCAAGGTGCTGATCGAAGTGTCCTAG
- a CDS encoding PAS domain-containing sensor histidine kinase gives MATPKNKPSCIARAASVSDAPLEDRYMLLIEAVQDYAIFMLDAGGNIASWNPGAQRIKGYTHDEIIGRHFSTFYTEEDIAAGKPARELQIAAAEGHVEDEGWRVRRDGSRFWANVTISAVRDANGALLGFAKVTRDMTDRMRLTELERASEVSAQVQITRENEQKRIARELHDDLGQQLTALKMSVALIEATLAQKDDTAHLVPQTHALQKEIDAMAMSLRRIAADLRPPLLDDLGLTAALEWLAEDFTKRYRVAATVHVEADEPQFNEFASTTLFRIVQEALTNVARHAAASHVRIELARDGATVSLEIEDNGVGAKPGLPSGNKSFGLLGIRERVRQLHGTVSYISSPGAGFRMSIRVPIADVR, from the coding sequence ATGGCCACGCCGAAGAACAAGCCGTCCTGCATCGCGAGAGCGGCATCCGTGTCGGATGCCCCGCTCGAAGACCGCTATATGCTGCTGATCGAAGCCGTCCAGGATTACGCGATCTTCATGCTCGACGCGGGCGGCAACATCGCCAGCTGGAATCCGGGCGCGCAGCGAATCAAGGGCTACACGCACGACGAGATCATCGGCCGGCACTTCTCGACGTTCTATACGGAAGAGGACATCGCCGCCGGCAAGCCCGCGCGCGAACTGCAGATCGCAGCCGCCGAAGGACACGTCGAAGACGAAGGCTGGCGGGTTCGGCGCGACGGTTCGCGGTTCTGGGCCAACGTCACCATTTCCGCCGTGCGCGACGCGAACGGCGCGTTGCTCGGCTTCGCGAAGGTGACGCGCGACATGACCGACCGCATGCGCCTCACGGAGCTCGAACGCGCGAGCGAGGTGTCGGCGCAAGTGCAGATCACGCGAGAAAACGAGCAAAAACGCATCGCGCGCGAATTGCACGACGACCTCGGCCAGCAATTGACGGCGCTGAAAATGAGCGTCGCACTGATCGAAGCGACACTCGCCCAAAAGGACGACACCGCGCATCTCGTGCCGCAGACCCACGCACTGCAAAAGGAAATCGACGCCATGGCGATGTCGCTGCGCCGCATCGCCGCGGACCTGCGTCCTCCGCTGCTCGACGATCTCGGTTTGACGGCCGCACTCGAATGGCTCGCCGAAGACTTCACGAAGCGCTACCGTGTCGCCGCAACGGTCCACGTCGAAGCGGACGAACCCCAGTTCAACGAATTCGCGTCGACGACACTGTTTCGCATCGTCCAGGAAGCACTGACCAACGTCGCGCGCCACGCGGCCGCGAGCCATGTGCGCATCGAGCTTGCGCGCGACGGCGCCACGGTGTCGCTCGAAATCGAAGACAACGGTGTGGGCGCGAAGCCCGGCTTGCCGTCCGGCAACAAGTCGTTCGGCCTGCTCGGCATCCGCGAACGCGTCAGGCAATTGCACGGCACCGTGTCGTATATCAGTTCGCCCGGCGCGGGCTTTCGCATGTCGATCCGCGTGCCCATTGCCGACGTGCGATGA
- a CDS encoding SulP family inorganic anion transporter — protein MRAFAVLLVSLLSGLLFGVGLMVSGMANPAKVLGFLDLAGRWDPDCSTRGSGHKLVRVTLRRCGDEWAVPAVPSTRSVSLNPTGPRGGLGGTPDLRGNEVTCLIGGACLLAILLLRRWLPSVPGILVAVVGATLAVALLDLDKRAGVAVVGSVPQGLPMPSFPAVPFDQIFALVPGALAIGLISLADISVLSRVFAERSAEHVDRDQELVALGACNIVAGMFQGFPVTGSSSRTPVAESAGAKTQLTGVVAALCVAALLIFAPALLRTLPQAALGAVVVAAGLGLFEIHDVFRLLRLRRSEFLQSMACFAGVALIGPIQGIFIAVGLALMAFVWRAWRPYDAVLGRVYGRKGYHDMMRHPDARTIPGLVLYRWDAPLFFANAEIFRDHVQRAIDNASPPASWVVVAAEPITDVDVTASELLRDFHAGLHERQIELCFAEMKGPVKDMLQRYGLFDVMGEQHFFPTLGVAVDAYLAQHDVEWRDWEDEREPPSKGQQT, from the coding sequence ATGCGCGCATTCGCTGTTCTGCTGGTTTCGTTGCTATCCGGCTTGCTGTTCGGCGTCGGCCTGATGGTGTCGGGCATGGCGAATCCAGCCAAAGTGCTCGGTTTTCTCGATCTCGCCGGCCGCTGGGATCCCGATTGCAGCACACGCGGCAGCGGGCATAAGCTGGTTCGGGTGACGTTGCGTCGCTGCGGGGATGAATGGGCCGTCCCGGCGGTGCCTTCGACGCGAAGCGTCTCTTTGAACCCCACGGGTCCGCGCGGCGGCCTCGGTGGAACACCTGACCTGAGAGGTAACGAAGTGACCTGCCTGATCGGCGGCGCATGCCTGCTGGCCATTCTCCTGCTCCGCCGCTGGCTGCCCTCGGTGCCTGGCATACTCGTCGCCGTGGTCGGCGCGACGCTCGCGGTGGCGCTGCTCGATCTGGACAAGCGGGCCGGCGTGGCCGTGGTCGGCAGCGTGCCGCAGGGGTTGCCGATGCCGTCCTTTCCCGCCGTGCCGTTCGATCAGATCTTCGCGCTCGTGCCTGGTGCGCTCGCTATCGGCCTGATTTCGCTGGCGGATATCAGCGTGCTGTCGCGTGTGTTCGCCGAACGCAGCGCCGAGCATGTCGACCGCGATCAGGAACTGGTTGCACTCGGGGCTTGCAACATCGTCGCGGGCATGTTTCAGGGCTTTCCCGTCACGGGCAGTTCGTCGCGCACGCCCGTGGCGGAATCGGCGGGGGCGAAGACGCAGTTAACAGGCGTAGTCGCTGCGCTATGCGTGGCGGCGTTGCTGATTTTCGCGCCGGCGCTGCTGCGCACGTTGCCGCAAGCCGCGCTCGGCGCCGTTGTCGTCGCGGCAGGCCTGGGGCTGTTCGAGATACACGACGTTTTCCGGCTGCTGCGTCTGCGTCGCAGCGAATTCCTGCAGTCGATGGCGTGTTTTGCGGGCGTGGCGCTCATCGGTCCGATCCAGGGCATCTTCATCGCCGTCGGGCTCGCGCTGATGGCGTTCGTATGGCGCGCGTGGCGGCCCTACGACGCGGTGCTCGGCCGTGTCTACGGACGCAAGGGCTATCACGACATGATGCGGCACCCGGACGCCCGCACGATTCCCGGGCTGGTTCTGTATCGATGGGACGCGCCGCTGTTTTTCGCCAATGCGGAAATTTTCCGCGATCACGTGCAGCGGGCAATCGACAACGCTTCGCCGCCCGCCAGCTGGGTCGTCGTCGCGGCGGAACCGATCACGGACGTCGACGTGACAGCGAGCGAGCTTCTGCGCGACTTTCATGCAGGTTTGCACGAGCGGCAGATCGAACTTTGCTTCGCCGAGATGAAAGGACCGGTGAAGGACATGCTGCAGCGCTATGGGCTATTCGACGTGATGGGCGAGCAGCATTTCTTCCCGACGCTCGGCGTCGCCGTCGATGCGTATCTGGCGCAGCACGACGTCGAGTGGCGGGATTGGGAAGATGAACGCGAGCCGCCGTCGAAGGGCCAGCAGACGTGA